Proteins from a genomic interval of Kaistia defluvii:
- a CDS encoding ABC transporter substrate-binding protein, which produces MSILDGKKPSLFGRRISRRTALTGGGVLAGAAFLGVAPTFSARAGNRTKIRLAWTEFAACHSPIAFGVAKGIYDKHDLDIELFYQGASGQTLVQSLATGKADAGAGLLLDWVKPLEQGLDVKLFVGSHGGCTRLLASKASGITTLEGLKGKTIVSYDPASPPKHSFQIALARAGIDPEQDVNWKAVPFDLVGATVDRGEADALAHLDPWAYSLKKKYDLVEIANTQTGIFADKVCCVLGVNGPFLEANRDAIRRLAEANIEIHEYTGKHPEEVAKWYLDNLKPDLALADLSDDLGSFVYHIHPIGPELVEQVKWAAEDLQLIKVIDASTDPAELAQRVTANLLA; this is translated from the coding sequence ATGAGCATTCTCGACGGTAAGAAGCCTTCGCTGTTCGGTCGCCGCATCTCGCGGCGCACAGCCCTGACCGGGGGCGGCGTGCTGGCCGGCGCCGCCTTCCTCGGCGTCGCGCCGACCTTCTCGGCCCGCGCCGGCAATCGCACCAAGATCCGGCTCGCCTGGACCGAATTCGCCGCCTGCCATTCGCCGATCGCCTTCGGCGTCGCCAAGGGCATCTATGACAAGCACGACCTCGACATCGAGCTGTTTTACCAGGGCGCCAGCGGCCAGACGCTGGTGCAGTCGCTCGCGACCGGCAAGGCCGATGCCGGGGCCGGCCTGTTGCTCGACTGGGTCAAGCCGCTGGAACAAGGCCTCGACGTCAAGCTGTTCGTCGGCTCGCATGGCGGCTGCACCCGGCTGCTCGCCTCCAAGGCCTCCGGCATCACCACGCTGGAAGGGCTGAAGGGCAAGACCATCGTCAGCTACGACCCGGCCAGCCCGCCCAAGCACTCTTTCCAGATCGCGCTGGCGCGCGCCGGCATCGATCCCGAACAGGACGTCAACTGGAAGGCGGTGCCGTTCGATCTCGTCGGCGCGACGGTCGACCGCGGCGAGGCAGATGCGCTCGCCCATCTCGATCCCTGGGCCTATTCGCTGAAGAAGAAATACGACCTGGTCGAGATCGCCAACACCCAGACCGGCATCTTCGCCGACAAGGTCTGCTGCGTGCTCGGCGTCAACGGTCCGTTCCTGGAGGCCAACCGTGACGCAATCCGCCGCCTGGCCGAGGCCAATATCGAGATCCACGAATATACCGGCAAGCATCCGGAAGAAGTGGCGAAGTGGTATCTCGACAACCTCAAGCCGGACCTGGCACTGGCCGATCTCTCCGACGATCTCGGCTCCTTCGTTTATCACATCCACCCGATCGGCCCGGAACTGGTCGAGCAGGTGAAATGGGCGGCCGAGGACCTGCAGCTGATCAAGGTGATCGATGCCTCGACCGACCCGGCCGAACTGGCACAGCGCGTCACCGCTAACCTGCTCGCCTGA
- a CDS encoding ABC transporter permease, whose translation MADTTQTAGGALASSALSGEIWRNGLLAAASWLLAAAVTAGFTDVVPWGQTQLFALLLAIGAGGFVLLAFTVHRLGAIGRKLVHYGAWWIALGLWLAAWEVSTAKLGWLPKPFFSPPQGLLHVYMTDWDRLLVCMLYSLRLWGLGFFSGIAIGFVVGVALGWSKRFSYWGMPLLKLIGPVPASAWIPSAFFVFPTTFGASIFLVALASGIPVIILTASGVASVNRSLYDVARTLGADRRFLVLKVAIPAALPNVFVGLFMGLYSSFAVLVIAEMLGAKYGLGWYLQFQTAYSAYANVYAALILMALLCSGLVKLLFVGRDRLLGWQKGIVQW comes from the coding sequence ATGGCCGACACCACGCAAACGGCCGGAGGCGCGCTCGCGTCTTCGGCACTCTCCGGCGAGATCTGGCGCAACGGCCTGCTGGCCGCGGCGAGCTGGCTGCTGGCGGCCGCCGTGACGGCCGGCTTCACCGACGTCGTGCCCTGGGGCCAGACGCAGCTGTTCGCGCTGCTGCTGGCGATCGGCGCCGGCGGGTTCGTCTTGCTCGCCTTCACCGTCCATCGCCTCGGCGCCATCGGCCGCAAGCTGGTTCACTATGGTGCGTGGTGGATCGCGCTCGGTCTCTGGCTGGCCGCCTGGGAGGTGTCGACGGCAAAGCTCGGCTGGCTGCCAAAGCCGTTCTTCTCGCCGCCGCAGGGGCTGCTGCATGTCTATATGACGGATTGGGACCGGCTGCTCGTCTGCATGCTCTATTCGCTGCGTCTCTGGGGGCTCGGCTTCTTCTCCGGCATCGCGATCGGCTTCGTCGTCGGCGTTGCGCTCGGCTGGTCGAAGCGCTTCAGCTATTGGGGCATGCCGCTCTTGAAGCTGATCGGGCCGGTACCGGCCAGCGCCTGGATTCCGAGCGCCTTCTTCGTCTTCCCGACCACTTTCGGCGCCTCGATCTTCCTGGTGGCGCTGGCTTCCGGTATCCCCGTCATCATCCTGACCGCCTCGGGCGTCGCCTCGGTCAACCGCTCGCTTTACGATGTCGCCCGCACGCTCGGCGCCGATCGCCGTTTCCTCGTGTTGAAGGTGGCGATCCCCGCCGCGCTGCCCAACGTCTTCGTCGGCCTGTTCATGGGCCTCTATTCCTCCTTCGCCGTTCTCGTCATCGCCGAGATGCTTGGCGCCAAATACGGGCTCGGCTGGTATCTGCAGTTCCAGACCGCCTATTCCGCCTATGCCAATGTCTATGCCGCGCTGATCCTGATGGCGCTGCTCTGCTCGGGGCTGGTGAAGCTGCTCTTCGTCGGGCGCGATCGCCTGCTCGGCTGGCAGAAGGGGATCGTGCAATGGTAG